The nucleotide window ACGCTGCACTACTGCACTCATGACGGTGAGAGGAAATCAAATTCCGGTCATCTCAAAGGAGATACGGATTTTACCAAGGATTTTCATATTTACGCACTGGAATGGGAGCCGGACATAATGCGCTGGTATGTTGATGGTCAATTAATTCATTCGACGACCAAAGGCATTCCACATACGCCGCATTATTTGATTTTGAACACAGCAGTTGGTGGAAACTGGCCCGGTAATCCTGACGAAACGACGGTCTTCCCGCAGTACCACGACATTGATTATGTGCGGGTTTATCAGCACAAAGAATATTTTAAGCGGGAGGAATGAGGTGATGGCCAGCTGGTCCCGCCTGTGCGCGTTCAAGACGCTTTGGCAGAATGCGGCAGTAATCGCACGATTTGCCAAGGTTTATTAACCAGCCCTAACCACCGGTTTCCTCAGAACCATCCCCCTAAATGTTTATGAAACGAGCACTATGGCATTTTGCCGGTTTCATGAAGGTTACAGGCGTTTGAACGGCATATTTTCTGATAAACCTCTCCCAGTGGTTTCATGGTGCGGGCCAGGTTTGGATCGTCGAAATCCACTTCAATCAGTCCAAATTTTTTGGCATAGCCGAATTGCCATTCGAAATTGTCGAGCAGCGACCAATAAAAAAAGCCGCGGACGTCCACGCCTTCCTGAATCGCGCCGTGGAGCACCTTCAGGTAGCTGATCAGATCTGCTTCACGAAAGGCTTCGTCTTTGGAAGCGGCTCCATGTTCTGTAATGTAAATCGGCAGGCGGTGTTTGTGGTGCAGATAATTTAAAACATAACCCAGTCCTTGAGGATAACGTTCCACCATATCATCACAAACAAAGCCGAAATCTTTCAACCGTCTGGACGGCGTTCCACTCGCTGGAATCATGGCATCAAAATGGTGGAAGCGAACCCGGCCATAATAATTCAGTCCAAGAAATGTGGACGCCTCGCGCCTTGCCCCGCCGAGAAACGAGCGCAGGACAAATTTGTTGAAGGTAGAGTGGCAGGCGAAAGCAATTAAACGATCCCAGGGAGAGAGTTTCTTGAAGGCGTGAAAAAAGGTCCAGTTTTTTGCTATTCCCACCTGCATTGGACGAAGGGGTGAACCTGCATGCTTAATGATGTGGCCTGCCTCTTCATGAGCCGAGGCCATGTTTTGAATGATCTTGCGGAACTTGATCAATTGCCAATTTTCGCGGGGCGGAAAACCTCCGAGGACATAGGCAAGAGAGGCATAGGTGTCGGGTTCATTGAAGGTGTTCCACAAGTCAACCTTGTCTTTCAGGACCATAACCAGTTTGGTCACATAATCAGTAAACGCTGCCACGGTCGCCCGTGTGGTCCACCCTCCTTGCGCATGAATCCATAGAGGGTTGGAGAAGTGGTGAAGAACCACCATCGGGCGGATTCCCGCGCCACGCAGGCCATCAATCATGTCGACGTATCTAGCCAATTCCTTTCGATTGAGTTCTCCAAATGGTCGGGTTTGCAGTCGCGACCACTCGATGCCGAAGCGATAGGCATTTGTTCCAAGTTTGGACATCCAGTCGATATCTTCCGGATAGCGGTGATAATTGTCGCAGGCGATTCGGCAGGTGCTTCCATCCTGTGCCACGAAGTCGGTCCATTCATTTTCGATATGACCCTCGACCTGAGTGGTGGCAGTAGCGGTGCCCCACAAAAAGTTCTGCGGGAAGATGAGACCTGAACCGTCGTCGAGAGACATGATTTATGTGCCAACGAGGCAACAAAAGAAAGTTAAGGAGAATCCGAAGCTGTGACCAGTTAAATTGATGGAAGGCTTCTAAACTGCTTTCGACTGTTCCGCTTCCGCAGGCAGAAACTCTTCGAGTTGCTGAGGCTTCCCGTGGACGGCGCGTTCAAGCGTTTTGAGCAGAATCGAATCTCCACGGTTGAGCCAGGCACGAAATT belongs to Pedosphaera parvula Ellin514 and includes:
- a CDS encoding glycoside hydrolase family 1 protein, with the protein product MSLDDGSGLIFPQNFLWGTATATTQVEGHIENEWTDFVAQDGSTCRIACDNYHRYPEDIDWMSKLGTNAYRFGIEWSRLQTRPFGELNRKELARYVDMIDGLRGAGIRPMVVLHHFSNPLWIHAQGGWTTRATVAAFTDYVTKLVMVLKDKVDLWNTFNEPDTYASLAYVLGGFPPRENWQLIKFRKIIQNMASAHEEAGHIIKHAGSPLRPMQVGIAKNWTFFHAFKKLSPWDRLIAFACHSTFNKFVLRSFLGGARREASTFLGLNYYGRVRFHHFDAMIPASGTPSRRLKDFGFVCDDMVERYPQGLGYVLNYLHHKHRLPIYITEHGAASKDEAFREADLISYLKVLHGAIQEGVDVRGFFYWSLLDNFEWQFGYAKKFGLIEVDFDDPNLARTMKPLGEVYQKICRSNACNLHETGKMP